A genomic window from Silene latifolia isolate original U9 population chromosome 11, ASM4854445v1, whole genome shotgun sequence includes:
- the LOC141610557 gene encoding uncharacterized protein LOC141610557, with protein MGWKGILGFEYGIVQAPLGPDISGPELVAAVANAGALAFLRCPDWECPEYVRDMIRKTRTLTDKPFGIGLVLAFPHEANLKAILEEKVAVLQLYWGEVSEELVYRAHNAGVKVVPQVGSVEAAKKAIDVGVDGIIVQGREAGGHVIGQEGLIALLPRVVDLVGERDIPVIAAGGIVDARGYIAALALGARGVALGTRFLATEESYAHPIYKEKLIEYSMTEHTNIFGRARWPGAPQRVLQTPFFSEWKSLPENADETDQPVIGRSTIHGLEKEIKRFAGTVPNKTTTGDIESMAMYAGQGVGLIKEILPAGEVVKMIVKEAQLLIQLRFKDDA; from the exons ATGGGATGGAAAGGAATACTTGGGTTTGAGTATGGAATAGTACAGGCCCCACTTGGGCCCGATATTTCTGGGCCTGAACTTGTTGCTGCTGTTGCTAATGCTGGTGCTCTTGCCTTTCTTCGTTGTCCTGATTGG GAATGTCCAGAATATGTGAGGGATATGATAAGGAAGACGCGGACGTTAACTGACAAACCCTTTGGAATCGGCCTTGTTTTGGCATTTCCTCATGAGGCAAATCTGAAAGCTATTCTAGAAGAAAAGGTGGCAGTGCTTCAATTGTACTGGGGTGAGGTCTCAGAAGAGCTTGTATATAGGGCTCATAATGCCGGTGTTAAAGTTGTTCCCCAA GTTGGGAGCGTTGAAGCTGCAAAAAAGGCAATTGATGTGGGCGTAGATGGAATCATCGTACAGGGTCGTGAAGCTGGTGGACATGTGATTGGTCAG GAAGGTTTAATTGCATTGTTGCCTAGAGTAGTTGACTTGGTAGGGGAGCGAGATATTCCAGTGATTGCTGCTGGTGGCATAGTGGATGCGCGTGGGTACATTGCTGCTTTGGCATTAGGAGCACGCGGTGTTGCTCTTGGCACTAG ATTTCTTGCAACGGAAGAGAGCTATGCTCATCCTATATACAAGGAGAAGCTGATCGAATATTCGATGACAGAGCACACTAATATATTTGGTCGTGCAAGATGGCCAGGAGCACCACAACGTGTGTTGCAGACGCCTTTCTTTAGTGAATGGAAATCCCTTCCTGAGAATGCTGATGAGACTGACCAGCCTGTTATTGGCCGCTCTACAATACACGGATTG GAAAAAGAGATCAAACGATTTGCAGGAACCGTTCCTAACAAAACTACTACTGGTGATATCGAAAGTATGGCCATGTACGCTGGACAAGGTGTCGGACTCATAAAGGAGATACTACCTGCTGGTGAAGTTGTGAAAATGATTGTTAAAGAAGCTCAGCTTTTGATCCAACTAAGGTTCAAGGACGATGCTTAA
- the LOC141610558 gene encoding protein EXORDIUM-like 2: protein MAINYTHATLTFSLLCLFLSRTSAALVKQQPLVLKYHNGALLKGKIPVNLIWYGKFTPIQRSIIVDFIQSLGSSVTMTQQPSAASWWRTTEKYKGGATNSASLVLGNQVLHENYPFGKILKNSHIIGLGSRTRPNNQINSINIVLTAHDVAVEGFCMRCGSHGSAGKRTYIWVGNSATQCAGQCAWPFYQPIYGPQTPPLVAPNGDVGVDGMIINLATLLAGTVTNPFKDGYFQGPPTAPLEAVSACTGVFGSGAYPGYPGNVLVDKTTGASFNAYGVNGRKFLLPAMWDPKSLACSTLV, encoded by the coding sequence ATGGCGATAAATTACACCCATGCCACTCTCACATTTTCTCTCCTCTGCCTTTTCCTCTCCCGGACCTCAGCTGCCCTTGTGAAACAACAGCCCTTAGTACTCAAATACCACAACGGCGCGCTTCTCAAGGGTAAAATCCCCGTTAATTTAATCTGGTACGGTAAATTTACCCCAATCCAACGCTCAATAATCGTGGATTTCATCCAATCTCTCGGGTCGTCCGTCACAATGACTCAGCAGCCTTCTGCCGCGTCGTGGTGGCGCACGACCGAGAAATACAAGGGAGGCGCTACTAATAGCGCGTCCCTTGTATTAGGAAACCAAGTCCTACATGAAAACTACCCTTTCGGTAAAATACTAAAAAATTCTCATATTATCGGGCTGGGCTCACGAACCCGGCCCAATAACCAGATTAATTCGATTAATATCGTcttaacggcccatgacgtggcGGTCGAGGGATTCTGTATGAGGTGTGGGTCCCACGGGTCAGCCGGAAAGCGGACTTACATTTGGGTCGGAAACTCCGCAACACAGTGTGCTGGACAGTGTGCTTGGCCGTTTTACCAGCCGATTTACGGACCGCAGACACCGCCTCTAGTGGCACCCAACGGAGACGTTGGGGTTGATGGTATGATCATCAACTTAGCTACGCTGTTGGCGGGCACTGTAACTAACCCGTTTAAAGACGGGTATTTTCAGGGCCCGCCAACAGCGCCACTAGAGGCGGTCTCTGCTTGTACCGGGGTATTTGGCTCCGGAGCGTATCCGGGTTACCCGGGTAATGTGTTAGTAGATAAAACTACTGGCGCGAGTTTCAATGCGTATGGGGTAAATGGGAGGAAGTTCTTGCTTCCCGCAATGTG